Within the Desulfobacterales bacterium genome, the region CAGATGAATGGATCTGGCCGCTCGGCGTCCACCGCCAATCGCCTCTACAACCAGAGATGCACCGGTCTGAGCATCACCGGCAGCAAAAATATAGGGGATATTGGTCTGGAGAGTTTCGGGATCCAGGGCATCGATCGTACTCCAACGAGTGATTTTCAGCTCATCAATCCGTTTTCCTTCATTGGTAAAGTCGATATCCGGCCCCTGACCAATGGCTGAAATGAGCATATCGCAATCCAGCAGTGTTTCTGAGCCTTCAATGGGAACGGGACGGCGTCTGCCGCTGGCATCGGGTTCACCCAGCGCCATCTTCAAGAACTCAATCTGCTTGACAAAACCGTTTTCATCCGGAATAATTTTTGTCGGCGCTGCCAGGAAATGGAAATTAATGCCTTCATGTTCAGCGGCTTCGATTTCCACCATGTTGGCCGGCATCTCGTTTCGGGTACGCCGATACAGAATGGACACATTCGCGCCCAACCGTTTCAAAGTCCGCACACAGTCTATGGCCGTATTTCCACCACCCACCACCACGCAGTTTTTCCCGATGGGGATCACATGGTTGGCATCACCCTGCTGTGTCTCGGCAAAACGGGTCAGAAAGCTGATACCGGTATAGCATCCGCCCATGTCCTCACCCTCGACGCCCAGGTTATAATCTTTCCAGGCGCCAATGCCGAGGAAAATCGCATCATAACCGGCGGCTACCAGAGACTCCACGGTAAAATCCCTGCCCAGCCTGACATTGGGTTTCGCCTCGATACCCAGTTTCAGAATACCGTCAATTTCCCACTGAAGGACTTCTTTGGGTAAGCGGTATTCGGGGATACCATAGCGGATCATCCCACCGAGTTTCGGCATCATTTCATAAATCGTCACCGAATGACCCAGCCGGCGCAGAAAGAACGCACAGCTTAATCCGGCAGGTCCAGCCCCGATCACGGCGATCTTTTTACCGGTATCCGGTGCTTTGGAAATCGGAATCCGTTTTCCGGAATTCATTTCGTAATCCGCGACAAACCGTTTCAGCTGGTTGATGGATACGGCTTCATCTTCAATACCCCTGCGGCAGTAATCCTCACAAGGATGCGGGCATACGCGTCCGCAGGAAAGCAGAAGGGGATTACGCAGACGGATTGTGTTGACGGCGCCTTCATAATCACCTTTTCGAATCTGTTCAATATATTTTGGAATATCAATTTGAGCCGGACAGGTCTGGGCACACGGCGCATGACGACCATCAACCGAATTAAACTCAAGAAGCCGTTCGGACATGGTTTTCACTTTCAGGATATTCTTCGGACATGCCCTTTCACAGGCACCGCATCCCACGCATTTGGCTTCATCAATAACCGGGAACCCCTCTTCACCTAAATGGATTGCATCAAAGGCACAGGCTTTAACACAATCTCCCAATCCAAGACATCCAACGTTGCACTCCCGTTTTCCGCCGTATAAGACGGACAGAGCCTGACAACTGTTGACTCCCGCATACTTGAAAATATCATCGGCTCTGTTTCCACCGGCGCAGTAATTATAGGAACGGACAGCTTCTGCACCCCCGGCTTCCATGCCCATCACTGCGGCAACCTTTGCAGTTCCTTCTGCGCCTGCAACGATACAGACACTGGGTGGGGCTTGACCTGCAACAACCGCAACGGCTGCCGCAGAACACCCCGCAAATCCGCATCCACCGCAGTTGGCTCCTGCCAGGCAGTTTTCCACCTCTGCAATTCGAGGATCTTCGTAGACGTAAAAGACTTTAGAAGCTACGCTGAGAACGATCCCGCATAGAGCCCCTAATGCCAGCATAAAAATAATGGCTGTTGTCACATTTACCTCCTCGGCACATTAATGCTTGTGAACCATAAGAATAATGTTTCCATGATTTATTTATTGGAATCACTAATCATTCCAATAAAACCATCTATAACATTATTTGTTTGTTTGTTTAAATAATTTTTGCTCTGTCATACCATTCCCTTGAAAGAAAAAAACACCAGCGCCAGCATGCCTGCAGTCACCAGGCCAATGGAAGTATCCTGTAACGGTTTTGGAACCCGCGCCAACAGGATCCGTTCACGAACTCCGGCAAAAAGAACCAACGCAAGGCCAAAACCCACTGCATATGAAAATGACGAAACCAGCGTCTGCATAAACGTGTATTCTTCCTTGATATTGATCAGACAGGCGCCCATGACCGCGCAGTTGGTGGTAATCAGGGGCAGAAAAATACCCAGTCCTGCGTAAAGCGCCGGAATGCTTTTTTTCAAAAACATTTCGACAAACTGGACCAGAGCAGCAATCACCAGAATAAACGCGATGGTTCTTAGAAATTCAAGGCCGAACCGGGTTAACACATAGGTGTTAATAACCCATGTAATGCAACCTGCCATAACCAGAACGAATACAACTGCCATTGCCATACCGACTGCTGTCTCCATTTTCTTGGATGTACCCAGAAACGGGCAGTTTCCCAGAAACTGTGCCAGCAGGATATTATTAACAAAAATACAGCTTATTGCGAGGACTAAATAATCCATTTATCGTCTCCTATTTTTTCCCGGCAAGATTCATGAGACAGAGCATAAGTCCCAAGGCCACAAACGCACCAGGAGCCTCAAGCATAAACCCGAACGGCTGATATGAAGCGCCCATAACGGTTGTGCCAAATAACGTTCCTGCGCCGATCAATTCTCGAAGGCCTCCCAGAACGCCGAGCGCGAGGGTGAATCCGATCCCGATTCCCAGTCCGTCAGCAGCAGAGGCCGCTATTCCATTTTTATACGCAAAGGCTTCAGCTCGACCCAAAACGATACAGTTCACGACGATCAATGGAATAAAAATTCCAAGCGTCAAAAACAATGAATATGTATAGGCCTGCATCAACAATTCGACAACCGTAACGAATGTGGCTATGACGACAATAAAACAGGCGATCCTGACTTTAGGCGGTATAATGTTTCTTAAAGCGGAAACCAGAATATTGGAGCACAAAATAACGAATGTGGTTGCCAGCCCCATACCGATCCCGTTTTCTGCAGATTTGGTAACGGCCAATGTGGGACAAAGGCCCAGAACAAGCCTGAACGGTGGTATTTCATCCCACAACCCTTTGGTAAACTCCTGAACAATAGACTTTGCCATCTTTATCTCCTACTTAGTGAAATCTTTTATTTTTTCAGAAACCTGTGGTTTAAGTCTTGAATAGGCTTCGCTTGCCGCCGTCAACGCAAGAGCAACTCCACGAGAGCTGACAGTTGCGCCGCTGAGCGCATCTACCTGTCCGCCATCTTTTTTGACTTTAAACTCTCCGCTTAAGGTCATTCCCTTAAACTGTGCGCTGAATTTAGGATCTGTCTTGGCTTTTGACCCAAGTCCGGGCGTTTCGCTGTGGGTTGTCACACCTACAGCAATAATCTGGTCATTGGCCGGGTTCACCCCCACCATAACGCCAATATCCCCACCAAATCCGCCTCCGAAGGTTTCAAATGCAACGGCTTGACCGTTTGCCCCCAAATTTCCAACGAAAAAACTTCTTTCCACATCACCATCTTTGAGTTTAAACCGGTCTGCGATAGGATCGTTGAGTGCGCCTTCCATGATTTTCATAATGGCAGGGCCTTTAACAAATTGAAGCTGCTGATTTTCAATCTGCGCGCTGGTCCCTGTTCTCAATGCCGCAAGCAGACCTCCTGAAAATATACATAAAACCGTAAGGACTACGACCATTTTTATCATGTCACGCATTTTACGCTACCTTTCCAATCGCTTTTGGCCTGATCTTGTCGAGAAGCGGGCTGACAAGATTCATAAGCAGGATTGCAAAAACCACCCCATCCACGAAAACGCCGATATTCCTGATCAGCACCGTCATAATTCCGGCGCCTGCGCCATAAATAAGCATGGGAATAAAATTAACCGGTGAGGAGGAATCCTCGGTTGCCAGGAAAAAAGCCCCGATCAGCGTATAGCCCGCAAAGAGGTGAAACATTGGACCGGCATATTTTGCAGAATCCGCCATATTGAAAAGCAATGCCGTCACAAAAACACCTACCAGAAAGGAGATGGCGATTTCCCATCGGATGATGCCCCGGATGATCAGATAAATGCCGCCGATGATCAGCCCGAGACCGAAGGTGGCTCCAATTCCGCCGATTTGTTTACCCATCATCAACGCGCCGGTATCAAATGAACTGATAGCCGATACGCCATAGTACTTCAGCATGGCGATCGGATAAACCATGGCAAAATCAAACTCATAGTTCCGATAGGCTTCAGCGAAATCAAACAGATCCGCCCACGAAAGCATCAACACGGCAAGCGCAATCAGAACCGGATTGAAAGGATTGCCTCCAATTCCGCCGTAGACATGTTTGCCAAGTAAAATGGCCACGAAAGTACCCATGAGGATTGCCCACCAGGGCGTTGTCGCCGGAACCATCATGCCCAGAAGCAAACCAATGAGTGCCGCATTCCCGTCACCGATCGATACGGGCCGTTTCATCAGATAGTTCATGACCAGTTCCCAGAGCATTGCGGTGGCAACCGAAAAGGCCAAAACAGCAAGGGCAGGCACACCGTATTGGATCAAACCAAATAGCACTGCCGGCAGCGCCGCAATCATCATATGATAACTTCTTGCGGATATTTGGCTCCCATCATGCCAGAAAGGAGCATGGGATACGATAAATTTTTTCCGATTAGTCATTCGTTGCCTCCACTGTGTTCATCCGGGCAAGTTCATGTTTTGCCAGTCTTATATATTGAAAAATAGGCATTCTTGCCACACATACATAACTGCAAAGACCACATTCGATGCATGAATCCAGGTCATACTGATTCTGAGCTTCTTCATACATCGCGTTTTCCAGAAGTCGGACCAGCATATTTACCGGAATATTGACCGGACACGCCCGGACACATTCACCGCAATTAATGCAGGGATAATCCGATACCAGGGGGATGTCGTCGCTGTCCTGCACGATCAGGGCGTCCGCATCGGCTTCGATCGGCTGATCTTCCGAATAGGCTGCAGTTCCGGTAAAAGGGCCTCCGAAAACGATTCTGTCACCTTCATTGGCAATGACATTAACCGCTTTCAGCACATCCTTAACAGGCGTTCCGATGGTTACCGAAACCAGCGCTTTTGTTTCGTCTTTTCTGATAACGGTTACGATTTTTTCCGAAGGAACTTTTCCCAGCGAAAAGGCTTTACCAATGGAGGCAACGGCTTCGGCACTCATCATATGAACGCCGATATCTTCGCAGCTTTTCCCGGCGGGCACTACCTGCCCCAGAATATCCTTGCAGATCATAAATGGATTTGCCGCCGGATACTGCGCATCTATCACCTTCACCTGTGCGCCGGTTGATGCGGCGGTCTGCGACAGATGTTGCGGCACTGCCATGATAACATTCTGCACCCCGGTTATCTTTTTCAACATCTTAATGCCCTGTTTGATGTCTTCGATACCGGATTTTAAAACATACTGACGGGTCACCAGCATCAAATCGGAATCCGCTCCGCAGATCACAACTGTTTTAATCGGCTTATCTGCGTCAGAAAAAATGGAAAATTCGGGCTTTCCCGGCGCGTAAGCCAGATAGAGTTTCACCTGATTAAAATCCTGTCCCTTGGTGAAGGAGGCAAAATTTTCATCAATTTCTTCCACATCAGCCACGTCTATGGACACAGCCGCTCGCTTCTGTCCTTTTCCGTCGGTGAATTCGGAAACGGAGGATACGGTTCCGGTGACCGGGCTGACAACATCATTGCCTGTGTTGAGAGCAATTTTCTGCCCGGTTTTGACTTTATCACCGTTTTTTACATTAACAACACAATTTGGATCCCATGGTCCATAAGACAGCAATGTCACCTTCTTTGATTTCGGGACTTTCACAGGCGCCGGCAACGTTTCATCAATAACGTCGTATTCCAGCCGGGGCTTTGCCAAACCGATAAACGTTCGTTTTATCATAGCTCAACCTTTTTCTTTTTTGCCGGATTCATAAATTGGTTATGACATAAGCCCGTTTTAATAAACCGACTTAGTCACATGGCATTTGCCGCACTCGACAGGGCCAGCCCCTCCCGCTTCATGACAGCCGACACATTGCTTATGAAATGAATCGGCCCTCATCATCGGTACCTGATCACCCATTCCATCATCAGGTTCATGGCATTCCATACATAATTGAGGCGCCTTGGAAGCTTCCTCTTTCAAGTGACAGTCACCACAAGCCTTCAAGCTCGGATCATCTGCCGGATGATGGTGACAATCACTGCATGCAATCCCATACCCTGAACTGTCAGTATGTGTCTTGTGATCAAATAAGACTTTTCCTGCAGCACATTTGAACATCATCCGAATGGGTTGTTCCGGACTTTTTGCAGGAAAGGCTGCGTAGCTTATTAAGCCTACAACCAACAGCACAATAGCCATTCCGTAAGCCAACTGCAGTTCTTTCTTTGGAGTCATTTTACAAGCATCCTTTCACAGTTTGGTATTAAGAATAAAGCACATTAACGCATTCAAGGAACTACCATTTAGCTTTAACGATTTCAAGATTTTTTTATCTGAAAATACATAATTTTTCTGCTTTTCTAAACTTTGTGAGAAATTAATATGCATACTTACTGGAAGAATTAAAGTAGATAAGACTTTAAATAGTGATATAATTTTATAAATATTTGTTTGTCTGATAATCATCTTTAATATGGTTTAATATGGCCGGTATATTCTGAATGTTTGGGTTTGATCATAACTGCGGCCATATTTTGCTGTGCGTAGCCTCGGAGTCCCGCCCGTTGCCGGCGTACGACATGGCGCGATCCGGGGAAAAGATGTCGGGGCCATGAAGCGTTAAGAAGCGCAAACGGTTTGAGGCGTGCCGAGTTTTTGCGCTTTAGCTTCATGGGCCCGGCATCCCCCGGATCGTGCTGGAGAAGCCGGCAATGGGCGGGACGGACCCCGTGACATTGTGGCCGCAGTTATGATCAAGCCCGAATGTTTTTTACAGGTCTGATTTTCTCCGGATTTTTCCTGTTTTCAAACCCTTCGTTTGCACCGCATCAAAAATATCATGCATATCAAACGTTTTTTTATAATCAGATAGCCGGATGTATTTTTCTTATTTGAATTCTGACAGGTTGATCAGGCAGGATAATTCAGGGATGTGGCTGCTTGAGGAAACCTTAAATTATAAATTTATATATCAGCACAGCATTTATATGACAACTTTTTGCTCACCGCTTATCGATATTTTGTTGATTTGCTTACCATATCAACAAACACCGCAGAGATGGCAGGACTTTCCCCCGCATGATACCGATACCGAACCGGATTTTGCGTTTCCGAGCTCTTTCAACAGAAAGGATTTCCGGATACCGTGGTCTATGAAATCCCATGGAAACAATTCATTCTCCGGGCGTACTCTGTATACAAAAAAATCGGGATTCACGGGGGATGATTTCAACGTTTTGCGCCAATTGCCCCGATTGCCGGCGCACAGCTCCAACACATCTGAAACCCGGCGGTCTCCACGGGACAGTAAGGCCTGGATATATGACCATCTTGGCGTTCCCGAATAGACACGCACATTCGAGACGCTACCCAGATCGCGTTGAATTTTTTTTATTTTCTGTTTAATCTCCGTCAATTCATTCATTGGCACCCATTGAAAGGGAGTAAACGGTTTTGGCACAAAGGGATTAACGCTGACGGTGATCTCTCCGATTCGTTTTCTTGCCCTGCTGGATTTCAAAAAGCAATGCTTGATTTTTCTGCACAGCGCTGAAATCGCTTCCACATCATCCATCGTCTCTTCCGGAAGCCCGATCATAAAATACAGTTTAAGATTGGGAATTCCCGCAGCGACCAGTGCTTCGGCAGCATGAAGGATCTGCTCTTCGGTCAGCCCCTTGTTGATGATATTTCTCATTCGCTGAGATCCGGCATCCGGGGCTATGGTTGCCGTCTTCACCCCGCTGTAGGAAAGCGCCGATATCAGATCATCATCAAGCGCATCCGCCCGGAGCGAACTGAAGGACAGCGTGACATGCTGCTGAGCCACCTGACGGCACAATTCGCCAATACCCGGAAGATCCGATACCGCCGCGCCGACAAGCCCGATTTTATCGGTTATCGATGCACCGTGTTCGATACATTGCCGGAGCAGCGAAATCGGCCTGAATCTGGGAGGTCGATAAATATAGCCGGCACTGCAAAATCGGCAGCCGTGAGGGCATCCCCTGCTGACTTCAATCAGATAGGTCTGATCAAACGTTGTTTCCGGGGTCAGAATACTGCTGCAGGTGGACAGACGGGTCAGATCCTTCACGCATACCCGCTTGATTTTCACAGGCACATCGGCTCTCGGTTCAAAAGATTGAAGCGTGCCATCCTTATGATAGATCGCCGTATACAATGCCGGAACATATACACCCGGCACTTCCCGGGCCAGCAAGCGCAGCATGGGGTCCCGATCGGCATCCGGATCAAACACATCGATGAATCCGGGAAGAATCTCTTCCGCCTCACCGATCATAAAACAGTCGATAAACGCTGAAACCGGCTCTGGATTTATCCAGCAGGCAACCCCCCCTGCAATAATCAGCGGGTGGGGATAATTTCTACCGGATGATCCCAAGGGCAATTTTGACGTTTCGAGAATGGTCAGTATATTGGGAAAATCATTTTCAAACGAAACGGAAAACGCAACGACATCAAATTCACTCAGCAACCGGCCGTGTTCAAGGCTTCGTACCGGACGCCCTTCATCATCAGGTTCCGGCAAAAAGGCTCTGTCACAGACCACATCATCATACTCATTCAGCAGACGGTACACCGTCTGAAATCCGAGATTGGACATACCAATATGATATCGATTCGGATAGACGACAGCAATCCGGATACGATTTTGCCAGCTCTTTCGAATTGTTCCGGTTTCCTTTTCAAGAAACCTGCGGTCTGCATGTTGCGTTTTAGAAACCATTATCGTCTGTGTTTCAAAGCTTTCCCTTCATTGTCACCAGTGACCATCTCAGACGGATACAAATCGGCCGCTGTTAACCGAAGCGTGTTTTTATGAAAAATTTTAAAACCGTTTACCACGAAGGCTAATCAGCCTTTCTTCGCAGAAATGTCGGGATCTCTAAATCACTGTTATCGATAACAAGCCCCTTGTGATTGATTTGAACGGTCCCCGATGGATCTCCAACCGCCTGCTTGTAACGAATGAAGGTGGGTTCATCATAATTGACGGCCCGCTGCATGTCCGCCGGGGTCACATCCCTGACCCTGCCTCTGGCTAATGTGCTGCTGATCTTATCTGCCGCAACCGTTTCAGGGCCCGAACCGATTCCGGTGGCAATCACGGTTACATGCATTTCATCCCCCAGGGAATCATCAATCACCGTACCCCAGATGATCTCTGCCTCATCTCCGACCTCATCATAAATGCGTTCGGATGCCTGAGTCATCTCTTCCATCGTCAGGCCACTGGAACAGGTGATATTCATCAATACCCCCTTGGCTCCGGAAATGGAGATATCCTCGAGAAGCGGATGGGAAATGGCATTTTCTGCCGCTTCAATGGCACGGTTTTTACCACTGGCAATCCCGATACCCATAATGGCCATTCCGGATTTTGCCATGGTAGTTTTGACATCGGCAAAATCAAGATTCACCAGGCCCGGCATCATGATCAGGTCGGTAATGCCCCGGACAGACTGAAGCAGAATTTCATCGGCCTTTTTGAACATCTCAATCAGCGTCGCATCTTTACTGGCAAGACCTCTGAGTCGATCATTGGGAATGATAATAACCGTATCCGCCACTTCTTTCAATGCGTTGATACCTTCTTCGGCCTGGCGGTTGCGCTTTTTACCCTCGAAGGAAAACGGCCGGGTCACAACCGCTACCGTCAGCGCACCGACTTCCTTACCGATTTCAGCGATGACCGATGCCGCCCCGGTTCCGGTCCCGCCGCCGAATCCGGCCGTGATAAATACCATATGGCTGCCCTGAAGGGCTTCCTTGATCGCCTCCTTATTTTCAATCGCTGCCTGCCGTCCGATTTCAGGGTTAGCCCCGGCGCCAAGGCCCTCGGTCAGCTTTTCTCCGATCTGAATCTTGACCGACGCATTGGAAACGTCCAACGCCTGACAATCGGTATTCGCCACGATAAATTTAACCCCCAGAAGGTTGGAGTCGATCATGTTGTTGATTGCGTTTCCACCCGCTCCACCTACTCCGACCACCTTGATTCTCGCCGTTTTTTCATTCTCCACATATGTGAACATTATCCTTCACCTCCTGTTCATTGCGTTTTATTCAAACCGCGTAAAGCTGCCTGTAAAACGAATTTAACTGCACCGGAATTCCATTGTGTCAAATGACTTCTTTAAACCATTTTTTCATGCGCCCCATTACCCGGTTAAATATATTCCGATCACGAATCCTGAAATTTTTCTTGTCCTGATTTTTAGCGCCATACAACACCAGGCCCACGCCGGTAGCATACATGGGATTGTTAACGACATCCACCAAGCCGCTGATACCGATGGGCTTTCCAAGCCGGGCCGGTACATGCAGAACCGATTCGGCTATATCCGTTACGCCTTCCAGCAACGCAGCGCCCCCGGTGACAACCACCCCTGAAGCCACCATGTTTTCCATTTGAGCTCTGTAAACCTCTCTTTTGATGAGCGTAAAGATTTCTTCCATTCGGGGTTCAAGAATTTCAGATAAAATCTGCCGCGGAAGCTTTCTCGGTTTACGGCCTCCCAAGCCGGGCACTTCAATGGTTTCTTCGGCACTGATATTCCGGCAGCTGCATATTCCGTACTTTATCTTGATTTTTTCGGCATCGGCCACCGGCGCCCGTAATCCGATTGCAATATCATTGGTCAGGTTATCCCCTCCCAATGCCAGCACAAAGGTGTGCCGGATATTCTTACCGGAAAATACTGCCAGATCCGTCGTGCCGCCACCGATATCCAGAAGCGCTGTCCCCAGCTCCTTTTCTTCCTCCGTCAACACCGCCTCACCGGATGCCAGTGATTCCAAAACAATATCACAGACATCGAGCCCCGCACGGTTTGCGCATTTGACGATATTATGCGCAGAGGTCACAGCACCGGTGACAATATGAATTTTGGCTTCGAGCCTCACCCCGGACATGCCGACCGGATTCTGAATCCCGACCTGATCATCCACAATAAACTCCTGCGGAAGCACATGAATCACTTCCCGGTCCATCGGAATGGCTACAGCCCGTGCGGCATCGATGACCCGGTCCACATCGTTCTGGACAATTTCGGTCCCTTTTACCGCAATAATCCCCCGGCTGTTGAATCCCGAGATATGCCCACCGGCGATGCCAGCGTAGACCGATGAAATTTCGCAACCGGCCATCAATTCGGCTTCTTCGACGGCTTTTTTTATTGATTCAACGGTCGATTCTATATTGACGACGACCCCTTTTCGAAGGCCAACAGAAGGATGGCTACCGATACCGATAATGTTGATATTCCTGCCCGTAACTTCTCCCACTACGGCGCATATCTTCGTAGTACCGATATCAAGGCCGACGACAATTTCTCCCTGCCCCTGCAAATTATACCTCCTTATGGTTTCCGATGTTGGGTTCAGCGCTTACCGGACGTAAAATAACCCGATCCCGGTTATCCAGATCAATTTCCATAAAATCCGGAACCTCCGGCGATTGTTTGACGTAAGAAAAAATCTGTTCAAGCGTCTGGTATTTACCGGGATAATCACTGTAACCCAGCCGTATGGCTTTGGTTTCTTCAAATGCATAGAGGGTGATTCCCAGTTCACGGTCCACCTGAATTTTTTTTATCATCCGGTTTGGAAGAATACTGCCCGGCTGCCGGCCCAGCTGCAGCACCGCCATTGCGGCTTGAAACGTTGAGGCCGGGGCGATACCGGGTTCATGGATATCCGAAAAATCAAGTCCGCTGATGATTGGCAGCTGATCGGGATCCGAAGCCTCCCATCGCTTAAAAATTTCTCCGCCTGTATTGACCAGAAATTTCTCTCCCAGATCTGCAATGGCAACCGCCTGATGCTCTGTGATCCCAATCGTCAGCTCGGAGGGCAGCTCCCGGCTGACCCGGGCATCTTTTATCCATGGATGCGACAGGAGACGTTTTCTGGCAATCTTGAGATTAACGGAAAGAATATTGACTCCGTCAGTTATTTTTGCCTGTGTCATCACGTCTTTCCGGGACAGCCGTTCGACTCCCGTAATTTCAATATGCCGGGCCTTGAAAAACTCACACTGGGTGATCAGATCGTATCCGAAAACGAACCCGCAGCTCAACAATCCCACAAGCAAAATGCCGCATGCCCCCTTAACGCCTGTTTTCATTAGGCCCCATGTACAGAATCGCCTGTTTGCGGATTTGCGTTTGTACTGATTTTTCCGTATCCGTTTAGAATCCAATACGCTTTACCTCAGTTTCCAGTAAAATTCCGGACATGGCCAGAACCCGTTCCTGAACCAGGCTCATCAACGCCATCATATCCGCGCAGGTCGCGTTGCCCCGATTAATGAAAAAATTGGCATGCGTCGCCGAAACTTCCGCGCCCCCGACGCTTGTCCCTTTCAACCCCGCCAGGTCAATCCATTCTCCGGCGGATCTGCCCGCCGCCGGATTTTTAAAAAAGCATCCGGCGCTTGCAACCCCCGAAGGCTGTGTGTTGCGCCGCATGCGCAGCATTTCTCGGGCTGTTATCCTGAGCTGTACAGGATCTGAAAGATGAAAAACCAGATCCGCCTCCACGATCACAGGGTCAGAAGGCCCCTGTTCCTTATCTCGCTCAAAAACCAGCTGACGGTATTGAAAGATCAGATCGCTTCTGTCAAGTCGATTGATCCGACCATCGGGCATCAGCACCGTTACCCGCTGAAGAATCCCCTCCACCGCACCTGCCCGGGTACCGGCATTCATCATGATGGCGCCGCCAAGTGTCCCGGGTATGCCCATTGCAAACGTCACCCCGCCCCATCCCTGCCGGATGGCATACCAGCATAATTTCTGCAGATCCATCCCCGCCCCTGCGGTAACCAGAATCGAGTCGTTGCGGATTTCCGTACGGATCACCCGGCTGAGGCATCTTTTCATCCCGATGACAATCCCGGGAATCCCCGCATCGGTCACGAGAATATTGGTCCCGCCCCCGACAATGGTACATGGAATCCGATGATCCCCGGCCCATACAATCAGCGCGGAGACATCTTCGAATCGTTCCGGCAGTAAAAAGGCTTCCGCCGGACCTCCAATCTGAAGCGAGGTATGCCGCGCCATGGGCTCGTTAAACCGAACGAGACTGCCAAACCGGCTTTCAAGCCACTGCTTTGCTGTCCTATTCATCGACACGTAACTGTGCCAGCAAGGCTTCCCCGACTTTCCAGACATCTCCCGCACCCAGAGTCAGCACAATATCGCCCGCTTCAACGATTCCCCTGACCAAGGACACGGCGGAATCAAAATTTTCTGAATCCCTGACATCTTTATGCCCATGTAAA harbors:
- a CDS encoding FAD-dependent oxidoreductase, translating into MTTAIIFMLALGALCGIVLSVASKVFYVYEDPRIAEVENCLAGANCGGCGFAGCSAAAVAVVAGQAPPSVCIVAGAEGTAKVAAVMGMEAGGAEAVRSYNYCAGGNRADDIFKYAGVNSCQALSVLYGGKRECNVGCLGLGDCVKACAFDAIHLGEEGFPVIDEAKCVGCGACERACPKNILKVKTMSERLLEFNSVDGRHAPCAQTCPAQIDIPKYIEQIRKGDYEGAVNTIRLRNPLLLSCGRVCPHPCEDYCRRGIEDEAVSINQLKRFVADYEMNSGKRIPISKAPDTGKKIAVIGAGPAGLSCAFFLRRLGHSVTIYEMMPKLGGMIRYGIPEYRLPKEVLQWEIDGILKLGIEAKPNVRLGRDFTVESLVAAGYDAIFLGIGAWKDYNLGVEGEDMGGCYTGISFLTRFAETQQGDANHVIPIGKNCVVVGGGNTAIDCVRTLKRLGANVSILYRRTRNEMPANMVEIEAAEHEGINFHFLAAPTKIIPDENGFVKQIEFLKMALGEPDASGRRRPVPIEGSETLLDCDMLISAIGQGPDIDFTNEGKRIDELKITRWSTIDALDPETLQTNIPYIFAAGDAQTGASLVVEAIGGGRRAARSIHLYLTGQKIVAPPNSLFKAHIDGTIFDHVDGIIPSKRTPMPELPVEERIQSFVESDLVITEADAIRESHRCLNCCRLCYNKDRSDKAA
- a CDS encoding RnfABCDGE type electron transport complex subunit A, whose protein sequence is MDYLVLAISCIFVNNILLAQFLGNCPFLGTSKKMETAVGMAMAVVFVLVMAGCITWVINTYVLTRFGLEFLRTIAFILVIAALVQFVEMFLKKSIPALYAGLGIFLPLITTNCAVMGACLINIKEEYTFMQTLVSSFSYAVGFGLALVLFAGVRERILLARVPKPLQDTSIGLVTAGMLALVFFSFKGMV
- a CDS encoding electron transport complex subunit E: MAKSIVQEFTKGLWDEIPPFRLVLGLCPTLAVTKSAENGIGMGLATTFVILCSNILVSALRNIIPPKVRIACFIVVIATFVTVVELLMQAYTYSLFLTLGIFIPLIVVNCIVLGRAEAFAYKNGIAASAADGLGIGIGFTLALGVLGGLRELIGAGTLFGTTVMGASYQPFGFMLEAPGAFVALGLMLCLMNLAGKK
- a CDS encoding RnfABCDGE type electron transport complex subunit G; amino-acid sequence: MRDMIKMVVVLTVLCIFSGGLLAALRTGTSAQIENQQLQFVKGPAIMKIMEGALNDPIADRFKLKDGDVERSFFVGNLGANGQAVAFETFGGGFGGDIGVMVGVNPANDQIIAVGVTTHSETPGLGSKAKTDPKFSAQFKGMTLSGEFKVKKDGGQVDALSGATVSSRGVALALTAASEAYSRLKPQVSEKIKDFTK
- a CDS encoding RnfABCDGE type electron transport complex subunit D; translation: MTNRKKFIVSHAPFWHDGSQISARSYHMMIAALPAVLFGLIQYGVPALAVLAFSVATAMLWELVMNYLMKRPVSIGDGNAALIGLLLGMMVPATTPWWAILMGTFVAILLGKHVYGGIGGNPFNPVLIALAVLMLSWADLFDFAEAYRNYEFDFAMVYPIAMLKYYGVSAISSFDTGALMMGKQIGGIGATFGLGLIIGGIYLIIRGIIRWEIAISFLVGVFVTALLFNMADSAKYAGPMFHLFAGYTLIGAFFLATEDSSSPVNFIPMLIYGAGAGIMTVLIRNIGVFVDGVVFAILLMNLVSPLLDKIRPKAIGKVA
- a CDS encoding 4Fe-4S dicluster domain-containing protein, which codes for MIKRTFIGLAKPRLEYDVIDETLPAPVKVPKSKKVTLLSYGPWDPNCVVNVKNGDKVKTGQKIALNTGNDVVSPVTGTVSSVSEFTDGKGQKRAAVSIDVADVEEIDENFASFTKGQDFNQVKLYLAYAPGKPEFSIFSDADKPIKTVVICGADSDLMLVTRQYVLKSGIEDIKQGIKMLKKITGVQNVIMAVPQHLSQTAASTGAQVKVIDAQYPAANPFMICKDILGQVVPAGKSCEDIGVHMMSAEAVASIGKAFSLGKVPSEKIVTVIRKDETKALVSVTIGTPVKDVLKAVNVIANEGDRIVFGGPFTGTAAYSEDQPIEADADALIVQDSDDIPLVSDYPCINCGECVRACPVNIPVNMLVRLLENAMYEEAQNQYDLDSCIECGLCSYVCVARMPIFQYIRLAKHELARMNTVEATND